One Pseudodesulfovibrio senegalensis DNA segment encodes these proteins:
- a CDS encoding virion core protein, T7 gp14 family has protein sequence MSGGQTIRSITTMCAPAAGLTAAQMFWTSMAVTAASTATNYMMQSEQASAQASYQNKMAEAHNAAAEQNAEFAVQEYIDQTAAENIALIQKEEAASEEIQRIERERKEAVGTAMASSEGAGQSLNFLLSDYYRQEARYRGSLKDQLDNDKVSRDIAVQGYWQTAENRGKSQQNYIPAPVNTPSALAAGLGFAGSTLDNYRRYRKESLQT, from the coding sequence ATGTCTGGCGGCCAAACCATAAGGAGCATCACCACTATGTGCGCCCCAGCCGCCGGATTAACTGCTGCACAAATGTTCTGGACCTCCATGGCTGTCACCGCTGCTTCAACCGCAACCAACTACATGATGCAGTCTGAACAGGCGTCAGCTCAAGCCAGCTACCAGAACAAGATGGCAGAGGCTCACAATGCCGCCGCAGAGCAGAATGCTGAGTTCGCTGTGCAGGAATACATCGACCAGACCGCCGCTGAGAACATCGCCCTCATCCAGAAGGAAGAAGCGGCCTCCGAAGAAATCCAACGCATCGAGCGTGAACGCAAGGAAGCCGTAGGTACCGCCATGGCCTCCTCGGAGGGGGCTGGTCAATCCCTGAATTTCCTCCTGTCGGACTACTACCGTCAGGAAGCTCGATACCGTGGTTCACTCAAAGACCAGCTCGACAACGACAAGGTGTCCCGTGACATCGCTGTCCAGGGCTACTGGCAGACCGCAGAGAACCGAGGCAAGTCGCAGCAGAACTACATCCCTGCACCTGTGAACACGCCAAGCGCACTGGCCGCTGGTCTTGGGTTTGCTGGTAGCACGTTGGATAACTATAGGAGGTATCGCAAAGAGAGCCTTCAAACTTAG
- a CDS encoding phosphoribosylformylglycinamidine synthase subunit PurQ: MARVNALVITGYGTNCEQECAHTVREAGADSADIVYFSDLSAGHTRMDDYNYLIFPGGFLDGDDLGAAQAAAHRWRWSETDDGKALLDQLKAFFDRGGIILGICNGFQLLVKLGLLPAVGGKYFERQVSLSYNDSGRYEDRWVHLKPNADSPCVFTKGIDSLYVPVRHGEGKIIPKDEALLEEIKANNLIALQYIDPESMEPTQEFPYNPNGSPLAIAGLTDPSGRILGLMPHPEAFNHPTNHPHWTRGDVTDEIGMALLEAGVKYLKAQ; this comes from the coding sequence ATGGCCCGCGTCAACGCGCTTGTTATTACCGGATATGGCACCAATTGTGAACAGGAATGCGCACATACTGTTCGCGAAGCCGGTGCTGATTCCGCAGATATCGTATATTTTTCAGACCTTTCCGCCGGTCATACGCGAATGGATGATTATAATTACCTGATCTTCCCGGGCGGTTTTCTGGATGGGGACGACCTCGGGGCGGCCCAGGCCGCAGCACACAGGTGGCGGTGGTCCGAAACCGATGACGGCAAGGCCCTGCTGGATCAACTCAAGGCCTTTTTCGATCGCGGCGGCATTATCCTCGGCATTTGCAACGGTTTTCAACTGTTGGTCAAGCTCGGCTTGCTCCCGGCCGTAGGCGGCAAGTATTTTGAACGACAGGTTTCCCTTTCCTACAATGATTCCGGGCGGTATGAAGACCGTTGGGTGCATCTGAAGCCCAATGCGGACTCTCCGTGCGTATTTACCAAAGGTATTGACTCCCTCTATGTTCCGGTTCGTCATGGCGAAGGAAAGATCATCCCAAAAGATGAAGCGTTACTTGAAGAAATCAAGGCAAACAACTTGATTGCCTTGCAATATATCGATCCGGAATCCATGGAGCCCACTCAGGAATTTCCATACAATCCCAACGGATCACCGCTGGCCATCGCGGGTCTGACCGACCCTTCGGGCCGTATTCTGGGACTCATGCCCCACCCCGAGGCGTTCAACCATCCGACCAATCATCCGCACTGGACGCGTGGAGATGTGACCGACGAAATCGGCATGGCCTTGCTGGAGGCTGGCGTGAAATACCTCAAGGCGCAGTAG
- a CDS encoding LptA/OstA family protein, giving the protein MKSWTGFFLNIAIAFLALTIPAIAADWGVVRQADRNLNVRKGRTPKAEHVVTLKKGERVRTDFLKNGWVAVFRMNQAERKESAALGYANVKYLKPVKMTKPAVTPKAKPAAKVAKKPVAKQAPAQKQQNTPANQKKQVVMKPGKPASGAGQVKAPVDTVPPANDEAVSTPSGVPVSITAERMTYDENRKVVAFVGNVIAKHEGLTLWADNISAYFSSKDGKKFQVDSIDRIVARGNVRAKKGKTSGSCGKLTYDVGKRVLYMEEKPVLKDGPNSITGEVIRYYVRENRSEVVGDKGKRVEAIFFAPKGLKVQ; this is encoded by the coding sequence ATGAAATCGTGGACAGGCTTTTTCCTGAATATCGCCATTGCTTTTTTGGCTTTGACAATTCCGGCCATAGCCGCAGACTGGGGTGTTGTCCGTCAGGCTGACAGGAACCTGAACGTTCGCAAGGGACGTACCCCAAAAGCCGAACATGTTGTGACCCTGAAAAAAGGTGAACGGGTTCGAACAGATTTCCTCAAAAACGGATGGGTGGCCGTGTTCAGGATGAATCAGGCCGAACGCAAGGAATCTGCGGCTTTGGGATATGCCAACGTCAAGTATCTCAAACCCGTCAAAATGACGAAGCCCGCCGTTACCCCAAAAGCCAAACCGGCAGCCAAGGTCGCCAAAAAACCAGTGGCAAAGCAGGCTCCGGCCCAAAAACAACAAAACACGCCTGCCAACCAAAAGAAACAGGTGGTCATGAAGCCGGGCAAACCTGCTTCTGGTGCCGGACAAGTCAAAGCTCCCGTGGATACGGTTCCGCCCGCAAATGACGAGGCTGTTTCCACGCCTTCCGGCGTTCCTGTGTCCATCACGGCCGAACGCATGACCTATGACGAAAATCGCAAGGTGGTCGCTTTTGTTGGAAACGTTATTGCCAAGCACGAAGGCCTGACACTCTGGGCTGATAATATTTCCGCGTATTTCTCCTCCAAGGACGGAAAGAAGTTTCAGGTGGACAGCATTGATCGGATCGTGGCCAGAGGCAATGTTCGGGCAAAAAAGGGAAAAACCTCCGGCTCCTGTGGCAAGTTGACCTATGATGTGGGCAAACGGGTTTTGTACATGGAGGAAAAGCCTGTGCTCAAGGACGGTCCCAACAGCATCACGGGCGAGGTCATCCGTTACTATGTCCGGGAAAACAGGAGTGAAGTTGTTGGCGACAAGGGAAAGCGCGTGGAGGCCATCTTTTTCGCGCCCAAGGGATTGAAGGTACAATAG
- the rpoN gene encoding RNA polymerase factor sigma-54 — protein sequence MGLELRQQLKLSQQLVMTPQLQQAIKLLQLSRLELVETVQQELLENPFLEETENEAVSEVEDDRSATEDANDALVKDADWENYLGEFSSTSKQSHSRDAEIPEEGMSFEARLASKPSLEGHLSWQMRLSNFTDEEIAVGDVVVGNLDHNGYLKASVDEIMSMIPVEAELVEKVIRKMQLLDPVGIAARTPQECLLVQMKVAGFDSDPVLVSLVTDHLEDLEKHRYKPLVRKFKISMEDLKSYLDLLQTLDPMPGTNFSSTEPHYVSPDVFVYKFGDEFVIMLNDDGLPSLQMNSFYVDNLKASNEKEKDYFSEKMRSAAWLMKSLYQRQRTLYKVVESIVRFQRDFFEEGVTKLKPLILKEVAEDISMHESTVSRITTNKYVSTPHGIFELKFFFNSALDLGDGSQVGSESVKALIKQLISEENPKKPLSDEKIGEILKEKLDVNIARRTVAKYRSAMGIASSSKRKEFF from the coding sequence ATGGGACTTGAACTCAGGCAACAACTCAAACTTTCTCAACAGCTTGTGATGACACCGCAATTACAGCAGGCAATCAAGCTGCTGCAATTGTCGAGGCTTGAGCTGGTTGAAACCGTACAGCAAGAGTTGCTGGAGAATCCGTTTCTTGAAGAAACGGAAAATGAAGCCGTGTCCGAAGTCGAAGACGATCGCTCCGCCACAGAAGATGCCAACGACGCCCTAGTCAAGGATGCAGACTGGGAGAACTATCTTGGTGAGTTTTCCAGTACTTCGAAACAATCACACTCCCGGGACGCAGAAATCCCGGAAGAGGGTATGTCTTTTGAGGCACGGCTGGCCTCCAAGCCTTCGCTCGAAGGACATCTGAGCTGGCAAATGCGCCTTTCCAATTTTACGGATGAAGAAATTGCCGTAGGCGATGTTGTCGTTGGCAATCTCGACCACAACGGCTACCTCAAGGCCAGTGTGGACGAAATAATGTCCATGATCCCTGTGGAAGCCGAACTTGTGGAAAAGGTGATCCGCAAGATGCAGCTGCTCGACCCTGTGGGCATAGCGGCTCGCACCCCCCAGGAATGTCTGCTGGTCCAGATGAAGGTAGCAGGGTTTGACAGCGATCCTGTTTTGGTTTCATTGGTCACCGATCATCTCGAGGACCTTGAAAAGCACCGGTACAAGCCCCTTGTGCGCAAATTCAAGATATCCATGGAGGATCTCAAATCCTATCTTGACCTCCTCCAAACCTTGGATCCCATGCCGGGGACGAATTTTTCCTCCACAGAACCACATTACGTCAGCCCCGATGTTTTCGTATACAAGTTCGGAGACGAGTTCGTCATCATGCTCAACGATGACGGCCTTCCCAGTCTTCAAATGAACTCCTTTTACGTGGATAATCTCAAGGCCAGCAACGAAAAGGAAAAGGATTATTTTTCCGAAAAAATGCGATCTGCCGCATGGCTGATGAAAAGCCTGTACCAACGGCAACGTACGTTGTATAAAGTAGTTGAGAGCATTGTCAGATTTCAGAGGGACTTTTTTGAAGAGGGTGTGACCAAACTCAAGCCACTCATCCTGAAAGAGGTTGCCGAAGACATCAGCATGCATGAATCCACCGTGAGCCGGATCACGACCAATAAATACGTATCCACTCCCCACGGTATTTTTGAATTGAAATTCTTTTTCAACAGTGCTTTGGACTTGGGGGATGGCTCTCAGGTCGGCTCCGAGAGCGTCAAGGCACTCATCAAGCAACTTATAAGCGAGGAGAATCCGAAAAAACCGCTCAGTGACGAAAAAATCGGTGAAATTCTGAAAGAAAAACTCGATGTAAACATCGCACGAAGAACCGTGGCAAAATATCGTTCTGCAATGGGCATTGCCTCATCTTCAAAGCGAAAGGAGTTTTTCTAA
- a CDS encoding nucleoside deaminase has translation MDSVQRMAVPEPPQDCSWRSFMDVALEEAFRAAAVGEAPIGAALFSHSGKLLARAHNQPISLHDPTAHAEVLCLRHAAESIGNYRLSNTILAVTLEPCIMCVGALIHARVAGVVFGATDPRAGALVSNLSGHALPFANHRMWYVGGVQENECADTLKRFFLKRRKQ, from the coding sequence ATGGACTCTGTGCAGCGCATGGCCGTACCCGAGCCGCCGCAGGACTGCTCATGGCGAAGTTTCATGGATGTTGCCCTTGAAGAGGCTTTCCGTGCGGCCGCTGTAGGCGAGGCACCCATTGGCGCGGCCCTGTTTTCCCATTCCGGCAAACTGCTGGCTCGTGCGCACAATCAGCCCATTAGCCTGCATGACCCTACGGCACATGCCGAGGTATTATGTTTGCGACATGCTGCCGAATCCATAGGGAATTACCGATTGAGCAATACCATACTGGCGGTGACACTGGAGCCGTGCATCATGTGCGTGGGTGCGCTCATCCACGCCCGCGTGGCCGGAGTGGTGTTCGGAGCTACTGACCCCCGCGCCGGGGCGTTGGTGTCCAACCTTTCGGGACATGCCCTGCCCTTTGCCAACCACCGGATGTGGTATGTGGGTGGCGTTCAGGAAAACGAATGCGCGGATACGCTCAAGCGTTTTTTTCTCAAGCGCCGGAAACAATGA
- a CDS encoding KdsC family phosphatase, whose translation MRSPEDRAKSIKLLVLDVDGVLTDGGLYYDDDGLAFKRFNVQDGLGIKLAQAAGLEIAVITGLDQKPVEKRVRELGIEHYHAGNHKKVPLFREICDSVGVSEEQAAFMGDDWIDAGVMRRAGLAMSVPNALPEILELAHWVSDRSGGNGAVREAIAFILRQRGQFDDLWQEWAE comes from the coding sequence ATGCGTAGTCCAGAAGATCGAGCGAAAAGCATCAAACTGCTCGTTCTTGATGTGGACGGCGTTCTCACGGATGGGGGCCTCTATTACGACGACGATGGTTTGGCCTTCAAGCGTTTCAACGTGCAGGACGGCCTGGGCATTAAACTGGCTCAGGCGGCCGGCCTTGAAATCGCCGTTATCACCGGTTTGGACCAGAAACCCGTGGAAAAGCGTGTTCGCGAACTTGGCATTGAGCATTACCATGCGGGTAACCATAAGAAAGTACCACTTTTCAGGGAAATATGTGATTCGGTCGGTGTTTCTGAAGAACAGGCCGCCTTCATGGGCGACGACTGGATTGATGCTGGCGTCATGCGACGTGCTGGCTTGGCCATGAGCGTTCCCAACGCCTTGCCGGAAATTCTGGAATTGGCACATTGGGTGTCGGACCGCAGTGGCGGCAACGGGGCCGTGCGCGAAGCCATCGCCTTCATTCTCAGGCAGCGCGGCCAATTCGACGATCTCTGGCAGGAGTGGGCCGAATAG
- the lptB gene encoding LPS export ABC transporter ATP-binding protein, with protein sequence MEGLVAANLSKRYGQKEVVHSVNLNLGKQEVVGLLGPNGAGKTTTFYMLVGIVKPNTGDVSFNGQNITDQPLHERARLGISYLPQESSIFKKLTVRQNLEIILEQTSMTPRQQNARAEELMDMFTISKLADQPAMFLSGGERRRLEIARALILNPSFILLDEPFAGIDPIAVIDIQEIISVLKSMGIGILISDHNVRETLNICDRAYLVYEGTIILEGTPEVIVQDSQARQIYLGEDFCL encoded by the coding sequence ATGGAAGGTCTGGTCGCCGCGAACCTCAGCAAACGATACGGACAAAAAGAGGTTGTCCACAGCGTGAACCTGAACCTGGGCAAACAGGAGGTGGTGGGACTTCTCGGTCCTAACGGCGCGGGCAAGACCACGACCTTTTACATGCTGGTGGGGATCGTCAAGCCCAACACCGGGGATGTTTCCTTCAACGGCCAAAACATAACTGACCAGCCCTTGCATGAACGAGCCCGCCTTGGCATCAGCTATCTGCCACAGGAAAGTTCTATTTTCAAAAAACTCACGGTTCGCCAGAACCTTGAAATCATCCTTGAACAGACCTCCATGACGCCACGCCAACAAAATGCCCGGGCCGAAGAACTCATGGATATGTTTACAATTTCCAAGTTGGCTGACCAGCCCGCCATGTTTCTATCCGGTGGCGAGCGGAGACGGCTGGAAATCGCCCGGGCTCTCATCCTCAACCCCAGCTTCATTCTGCTTGACGAACCGTTTGCTGGTATCGACCCCATTGCGGTTATCGATATTCAGGAAATCATTTCCGTACTCAAAAGTATGGGCATCGGAATTTTGATTTCTGACCATAACGTGCGTGAAACGCTGAATATTTGTGACCGCGCATACCTCGTATACGAAGGTACGATTATTCTTGAAGGCACGCCGGAAGTCATTGTTCAGGACAGTCAGGCCAGACAGATTTATCTGGGCGAGGATTTTTGCCTCTAA
- a CDS encoding CTP synthase — MKTKFIFITGGVLSSLGKGLSAASIGALLQARGMKATIQKLDPYINVDPGTMNPFQHGEVFVTDDGAETDLDLGHYERYLDVPMSQRNNYTSGSIYNTVIEKERRGDYLGGTVQVIPHVTNQIKESVLNMPKDEDVALIEIGGTVGDIEGLPFLEAIRQLKNDIGKENVLYIHLTLVPYLKAAGELKTKPTQHSVKELRSIGIQPDIILCRSEVELDTDLKRKIALFCDVDPDAVFSAVDVKSIYELPLKFYEQGVDQKIAILLKLPAKNANLHPWETLVDTLNNPQDTVKIGIVGKYVDLTEAYKSLHEALIHGGVANNAKVELEYVNSEKITAKNVEKKMAGLDGILVPGGFGSRGVEGKILSIKHARENKIPFFGICLGMQCACIEYARNVLNMEGANSEEFDLSTPYPIIYLMKEWYDFRTKKTEVRDESSEKGGTMRLGAYPCKLKKETNAFAAYQTPNIEERHRHRFEFNNKFIEDFSKGGMVLSGTAPDESLVEIVELPDHPWFLGCQFHPEFKSNPMRPHPLFREFIKAAKTEKGNK, encoded by the coding sequence ATGAAAACCAAGTTCATATTTATCACCGGCGGCGTCCTCTCTTCTCTCGGCAAAGGGCTGTCTGCCGCATCTATCGGAGCGCTGCTTCAGGCCCGGGGCATGAAGGCCACCATCCAGAAACTCGATCCCTATATCAACGTGGATCCGGGGACTATGAACCCTTTCCAGCACGGTGAAGTATTCGTAACCGACGACGGAGCGGAAACCGACCTGGATCTGGGGCATTATGAGCGCTATCTGGACGTTCCCATGAGCCAGCGCAATAACTACACCTCCGGCTCCATCTACAACACGGTCATTGAAAAGGAACGGCGTGGTGACTATCTGGGCGGAACTGTGCAGGTTATTCCGCACGTGACCAACCAGATCAAGGAATCCGTGTTGAACATGCCCAAGGATGAAGACGTCGCGCTCATCGAGATCGGCGGCACCGTAGGCGACATCGAAGGCCTGCCGTTTCTTGAAGCCATTCGCCAGCTCAAGAACGATATCGGCAAGGAAAACGTCCTTTACATCCACCTGACGCTGGTGCCGTACCTCAAGGCTGCAGGCGAGTTGAAGACCAAGCCCACCCAGCACAGCGTCAAGGAGTTGCGCAGCATCGGCATCCAGCCTGATATCATCCTTTGCCGCTCCGAGGTTGAGTTGGATACGGACCTCAAGCGCAAGATAGCCCTGTTCTGCGACGTTGACCCGGATGCCGTGTTCAGCGCGGTGGACGTAAAGAGCATCTATGAACTGCCCCTGAAATTCTATGAACAAGGTGTTGACCAAAAAATCGCCATTTTGCTCAAGCTCCCGGCTAAAAATGCAAATCTGCATCCTTGGGAAACGTTGGTGGACACGCTCAACAACCCGCAAGATACGGTCAAGATCGGCATCGTGGGCAAATATGTTGACTTGACCGAAGCATACAAATCCCTGCATGAGGCCTTGATCCACGGCGGCGTGGCCAACAACGCCAAGGTTGAACTGGAATACGTGAACTCCGAAAAGATCACGGCCAAGAACGTGGAAAAGAAGATGGCCGGACTGGACGGCATTTTGGTCCCGGGCGGCTTCGGTTCCCGCGGCGTGGAAGGAAAAATCCTTTCCATCAAGCACGCCCGGGAAAACAAAATTCCGTTTTTCGGCATCTGTCTGGGTATGCAGTGCGCCTGCATCGAATACGCACGCAACGTGCTGAACATGGAAGGCGCCAACTCCGAAGAATTCGACCTGAGCACGCCGTATCCCATCATCTACCTCATGAAGGAATGGTACGACTTCCGTACCAAGAAAACAGAGGTGCGTGATGAATCTTCGGAAAAGGGCGGAACCATGCGGCTCGGCGCCTATCCCTGCAAGCTCAAGAAGGAAACCAACGCCTTTGCAGCCTACCAGACTCCGAACATCGAAGAACGCCACCGTCATCGCTTCGAATTCAATAACAAATTCATAGAAGATTTCTCCAAGGGCGGCATGGTTCTTTCAGGCACGGCTCCGGATGAATCTTTGGTGGAAATTGTGGAACTGCCGGATCATCCGTGGTTCCTCGGCTGCCAGTTCCATCCGGAATTCAAGTCCAATCCCATGCGTCCGCATCCGCTTTTCCGCGAGTTTATCAAAGCCGCCAAAACGGAAAAAGGAAACAAGTAA
- the lptC gene encoding LPS export ABC transporter periplasmic protein LptC yields MCGLIFGYLVKEFVHTETKDMPATRTAPAERTERPVLEDADVEATDIELVQGKDGALQWKLQAREAKYDQDRKLVTVEMPQLTAFFGEDRQEVFIRADSGDIDQKNDNLTLWDNIDGRFGMFALKAQHFDYIGAIGKVFLKGGVSVHRPDLSVNATAVEIDIVTRELIAAGGVEATIIPQSLETGFEQEN; encoded by the coding sequence TTGTGCGGACTGATTTTTGGCTATCTTGTCAAAGAATTTGTTCACACGGAAACTAAGGATATGCCCGCCACAAGAACCGCCCCGGCAGAACGCACGGAACGTCCTGTTCTGGAAGACGCCGACGTGGAAGCAACGGATATTGAGCTGGTACAGGGGAAAGATGGCGCCCTGCAGTGGAAACTTCAGGCACGCGAGGCAAAATACGATCAGGACCGAAAGCTCGTTACCGTTGAAATGCCTCAGTTGACCGCCTTTTTTGGGGAAGACCGGCAGGAAGTATTCATCCGTGCGGATAGCGGCGACATTGATCAGAAAAACGACAACCTCACGCTGTGGGACAACATTGACGGACGATTCGGCATGTTTGCCCTCAAGGCACAGCATTTCGATTACATAGGCGCCATCGGCAAAGTCTTTCTCAAAGGCGGAGTTTCCGTTCACAGACCGGATCTTTCCGTAAACGCCACAGCTGTTGAAATCGATATCGTAACGCGGGAACTGATTGCAGCAGGCGGCGTCGAAGCCACCATTATCCCCCAAAGTCTGGAAACAGGCTTCGAGCAGGAGAATTGA
- the kdsA gene encoding 3-deoxy-8-phosphooctulonate synthase produces the protein MNSAKLHEKCTQRPFIIAGPCVIESREMALSTSRVIKSIAEKTGLTIIYKSSFDKANRTSASSYRGPGIEKGLEILAEVKRETGLPIITDIHWPEQANQVAEVADVLQIPAFLCRQTDLLVAAAKTGSIINIKKGQFLAPWDMENAVEKVRAAGNEKVWLTERGSTYGYNNLVVDFRSIPIMTGFGVPAVFDATHSVQLPGGQGGCSGGQREYVPVLARAAVAAGASGVFMEVHPDPDNALCDGPNSLPLDQFEPLLGQLKAIWEIVDA, from the coding sequence ATGAACAGCGCGAAGCTTCACGAAAAATGCACGCAGAGACCGTTCATCATTGCCGGTCCCTGCGTGATCGAAAGCCGGGAAATGGCCCTGAGCACCTCCCGCGTCATCAAGAGCATTGCCGAAAAAACGGGCTTGACCATCATCTACAAAAGCTCGTTCGACAAGGCCAACCGGACCTCCGCGTCCAGTTACCGCGGCCCCGGCATTGAAAAGGGGCTGGAGATTCTTGCCGAGGTCAAGCGCGAAACCGGCCTGCCCATTATCACGGATATCCATTGGCCGGAACAGGCCAACCAAGTAGCCGAAGTGGCCGACGTGCTCCAGATTCCCGCATTTCTTTGCCGACAAACCGACCTTCTGGTCGCAGCGGCAAAAACCGGCAGCATCATCAATATCAAGAAAGGACAATTCCTTGCTCCCTGGGACATGGAAAATGCCGTGGAAAAGGTGCGCGCTGCGGGCAATGAAAAAGTCTGGCTCACGGAGCGAGGCTCCACCTACGGATACAACAACCTCGTGGTGGACTTCCGATCCATACCCATAATGACGGGATTCGGCGTCCCAGCCGTGTTCGATGCAACGCATTCTGTACAGTTGCCGGGCGGACAGGGCGGTTGCTCGGGCGGACAACGCGAATACGTTCCGGTGCTGGCTCGGGCCGCTGTTGCCGCCGGAGCCTCGGGTGTGTTCATGGAAGTGCATCCGGACCCGGACAATGCCCTATGTGACGGCCCCAATAGCCTGCCGTTGGACCAATTCGAACCGTTACTCGGACAACTCAAGGCCATATGGGAGATTGTTGATGCGTAG
- a CDS encoding site-specific integrase: protein MEDMAKYPGLTKRKGTNNYQLRRKVPVDLQEQYGKKEITRSLRTSNYHDAVEKYRIETMKLDQEFAEERRKHATVQIRELSQIEIERLAAIAYYDELKEDEDKRTNGLSEIEHADYKELLETLESEGRERLARGDTQSIEDYAEELLAEQGISLDKDTEDFKKLTMKLLEGFVKANKVMRERHRGQPIPTPTKPAPMPTAEKNHPLAATPTITEIHKMWAKEHLAGGGPKKTATDFAIYVRRFAELHGDLPVGEITKPHVRDFKDAMLRLPSRFTGKLKGMTVPKALEYAAKNQNIRTLSPRTVNDKALGAIGAILSWAVDNGYIDHNPASKVKVKAAKVKGTTRLPYSVEDMNKIFRFPVYTNGERPIGGRGEAAYWLPLLAAFTGARLEEIGQLTVEDIKEERGVTFFDMTTVGEGQRRKTESSKRRVPIHPQLVKLGILKYANSMKKGRLFPEVRSNQGQITASFSQWWGRYARKHGITDKRKVFHSFRHAAKDGFREGGVEEQISDALTGHAPRTEGRKYGSDAYPITQLAAGIEKLVYPGLDLGHLLQNK, encoded by the coding sequence ATGGAAGACATGGCAAAATACCCAGGGCTGACTAAGCGAAAAGGCACCAACAACTATCAACTCAGACGTAAGGTGCCTGTCGACCTTCAAGAGCAGTACGGCAAGAAGGAAATCACACGCAGTCTTCGCACAAGCAACTACCATGATGCTGTGGAGAAATACCGTATTGAGACCATGAAGCTTGATCAGGAGTTTGCAGAAGAACGCCGCAAGCATGCCACTGTTCAAATCAGGGAACTCTCTCAGATCGAGATTGAGCGGCTTGCAGCGATTGCCTACTACGATGAACTCAAAGAAGATGAAGACAAACGGACTAACGGCCTGAGTGAGATTGAGCATGCTGATTACAAGGAACTCCTGGAGACCCTAGAGTCAGAAGGAAGAGAACGGCTTGCCAGAGGCGATACACAGAGCATTGAGGACTACGCCGAAGAACTCCTAGCTGAACAAGGCATTAGCTTGGACAAAGACACAGAGGATTTCAAAAAGCTGACAATGAAACTGTTGGAAGGCTTCGTGAAAGCCAATAAAGTCATGAGGGAAAGACACCGTGGGCAGCCTATACCGACTCCTACCAAACCCGCCCCCATGCCCACAGCAGAAAAGAATCACCCCCTGGCCGCCACGCCTACCATCACCGAGATTCACAAAATGTGGGCCAAAGAGCATCTTGCAGGAGGAGGACCGAAAAAAACAGCTACAGATTTCGCAATTTATGTCAGACGATTCGCTGAACTCCATGGAGACCTTCCAGTGGGTGAGATTACCAAGCCCCATGTCAGAGACTTCAAGGATGCCATGCTCCGGTTACCCTCAAGATTTACAGGCAAACTCAAAGGCATGACCGTACCAAAGGCTTTGGAGTACGCCGCCAAGAATCAAAATATCAGGACACTATCTCCCAGGACCGTCAATGACAAAGCTCTCGGCGCAATAGGTGCGATTCTGAGTTGGGCTGTGGACAACGGCTACATCGATCACAACCCAGCATCCAAGGTAAAGGTCAAAGCAGCCAAAGTGAAAGGAACGACACGCCTTCCATACAGCGTGGAGGACATGAACAAGATTTTTCGCTTCCCGGTCTACACTAATGGAGAACGCCCCATAGGTGGACGTGGTGAGGCAGCATACTGGCTTCCCCTTCTGGCTGCATTCACAGGCGCACGACTTGAGGAAATTGGTCAGTTGACCGTCGAGGACATTAAGGAAGAGCGAGGCGTCACTTTCTTCGACATGACCACGGTTGGAGAAGGTCAACGGCGTAAAACCGAATCATCCAAGAGGCGCGTCCCTATCCATCCTCAACTGGTTAAACTTGGTATCCTGAAGTACGCCAACTCAATGAAGAAAGGCCGACTATTTCCAGAGGTCAGATCGAACCAGGGTCAGATCACTGCGTCATTCTCACAGTGGTGGGGAAGATACGCGAGAAAGCATGGCATCACCGACAAGCGCAAGGTATTTCACTCCTTCCGGCATGCAGCCAAGGACGGCTTCCGTGAAGGTGGAGTTGAGGAACAAATCAGTGATGCACTAACCGGACATGCACCCAGGACTGAGGGGCGCAAATATGGCAGCGATGCTTACCCTATCACTCAGTTGGCAGCGGGTATTGAGAAGCTGGTGTACCCAGGGCTGGACCTCGGCCATTTGTTGCAAAACAAGTAA